Proteins from a genomic interval of Rubinisphaera italica:
- a CDS encoding response regulator transcription factor: MRVLVVEDYEPVRSSVVQALAEEGFAVDSAENGRDGLWLAQSGDYNVIVLDIMLPDTSGIEILQTLRNAQQQVPVLLLTALGAVDERIRGLNIGADDYLIKPFALAELLARVKALVRRSYGDGTTIIQVRDLQIDTNARTVSRNDAVIELTAREYNLLEYFARRRGQVVTRSDVWQSLYDMQSESSSNVVDVYVGYLRKKLDTPGQPSLIQTRRGLGYVLEAE; the protein is encoded by the coding sequence GTGCGTGTGTTAGTCGTTGAAGACTATGAACCTGTTCGTAGTTCTGTTGTGCAGGCATTGGCTGAGGAAGGCTTTGCGGTTGATTCTGCCGAGAATGGTCGCGATGGATTATGGCTGGCTCAATCGGGAGATTACAATGTGATTGTACTCGATATCATGTTGCCCGATACCAGCGGGATTGAGATTCTTCAAACACTCCGGAATGCTCAGCAGCAGGTTCCCGTACTATTATTGACGGCTTTAGGAGCAGTTGATGAACGCATTCGTGGTTTGAATATCGGAGCTGATGATTATCTGATCAAACCGTTTGCTCTTGCGGAATTATTGGCACGCGTCAAGGCACTGGTTCGTCGCAGTTACGGAGATGGAACCACAATCATTCAGGTGCGTGATCTGCAAATTGACACGAACGCGAGGACAGTCTCACGAAATGATGCAGTCATCGAATTAACGGCTCGGGAGTATAACCTGCTCGAATACTTTGCCAGACGTCGTGGTCAGGTCGTGACCCGTTCGGATGTCTGGCAAAGTCTGTATGATATGCAAAGTGAATCATCCAGTAATGTGGTTGATGTGTACGTTGGCTACCTCCGTAAGAAATTAGACACTCCGGGACAACCATCCTTGATACAAACTCGTCGCGGACTCGGATATGTGCTGGAGGCGGAATGA
- a CDS encoding VWA domain-containing protein — MTHTDLTDITLVLDRSGSMESVKESTITAFNEFVSSQIEVEGQATMSLVQFDNEYDVLYEAIPIEQVSELTAETFVPRGSTALLDAMGQTIVRTGQRLAAMPEAERPGTVLFVTLTDGAENSSSEYNLHRINEMITEQREKYSWQFLFLAANQDAIATASQFGIGAGQAMTFGASEQGLAGTMSVMKQKVTSMRESRAAGRDMAPISFDETDRKKAMGEPTEKPKRKSRRK, encoded by the coding sequence ATGACTCATACTGATCTGACTGATATTACCCTGGTTCTAGATCGTTCCGGTTCGATGGAATCGGTCAAAGAGTCCACCATCACAGCTTTCAATGAATTTGTTTCTTCACAAATCGAGGTCGAGGGACAGGCCACAATGTCGCTTGTGCAATTCGACAATGAATACGATGTGCTTTACGAAGCGATACCGATTGAACAGGTTTCTGAACTGACCGCTGAAACTTTTGTCCCCCGGGGCAGTACAGCCTTGCTTGATGCGATGGGGCAGACGATTGTGCGAACCGGCCAGCGATTAGCCGCCATGCCGGAAGCCGAGCGTCCTGGTACGGTTTTATTTGTTACGCTGACCGACGGAGCAGAAAACTCCAGCAGCGAGTACAACCTGCACAGAATCAATGAGATGATCACTGAGCAGAGGGAGAAATACAGCTGGCAATTCCTCTTCCTGGCCGCGAATCAGGATGCCATCGCCACCGCTTCCCAATTCGGTATTGGAGCGGGCCAGGCCATGACATTTGGAGCCTCTGAACAAGGTCTGGCAGGCACGATGAGTGTGATGAAACAGAAAGTGACCAGCATGCGGGAGAGCCGGGCCGCCGGTCGAGATATGGCTCCCATCTCTTTTGATGAAACCGATCGAAAAAAGGCGATGGGTGAACCGACCGAAAAGCCGAAACGAAAAAGCAGGCGAAAGTAA
- a CDS encoding restriction endonuclease subunit S → MGSNTNGWQEGTISDICDDIYDGPHATPQKIDEGPVFLSISSLVNGRIVLSESAHLSEKDFVKWTRRITPQHEDLVFSYETRLGEAALIPLGLRCCLGRRMALIRPHREKLDPKYFLYYFLSPVLQNEIERYTIHGTTVERLALADIRKFRVIIPGQAECMLVATAATTASAAVTAAA, encoded by the coding sequence ATGGGCAGTAACACAAATGGCTGGCAGGAAGGCACGATTTCCGACATATGTGACGACATTTACGATGGGCCACACGCGACGCCGCAGAAAATCGACGAAGGGCCGGTTTTCCTTAGCATTTCATCTCTAGTTAATGGTCGGATTGTTCTCTCGGAATCTGCACATCTTAGTGAAAAAGATTTTGTTAAATGGACTCGTCGGATCACACCACAACACGAAGATTTAGTCTTCTCCTACGAGACGCGACTTGGGGAGGCAGCACTAATTCCTCTAGGACTACGCTGCTGCCTTGGCCGACGGATGGCATTGATTCGGCCTCATCGGGAAAAACTCGATCCGAAGTATTTCCTCTATTACTTCTTAAGTCCCGTGCTGCAGAATGAGATCGAGCGATACACGATTCATGGTACTACGGTCGAGCGATTGGCACTGGCTGACATTCGTAAATTCAGAGTTATTATTCCTGGTCAGGCAGAATGTATGTTAGTGGCAACCGCCGCCACGACAGCTTCGGCAGCTGTTACAGCTGCGGCATGA